The proteins below are encoded in one region of Bacteroides uniformis:
- a CDS encoding GDP-L-fucose synthase family protein, which produces MLDKNAKIYVAGHRGLVGSAIWKNLEEKGYTNLIGKTHTELDLLDGVAVRRFFDEEQPEYVFLAAAFVGGIMANSIYRADFIYKNLQIQQNVIGESFRHGVKKLLFLGSTCIYPRDAEQPMKEDALLTSPLEYTNEPYAIAKIAGLKMCESFNLQYGTNYIAVMPTNLYGPNDNFDLERSHVLPAMIRKIHLAHCLKQGDWDAVRHDMNLRPVEGINGDSSKEDILNILRKYGISEEEVRLWGTGTPLREFLWSEEMADASVFVMEHVDFKDTFEPDDKEIRNCHINIGTGKEITIRQLAELIVNTVGYQGRLTFDTSKPDGTMRKLTDPGKLHALGWHHKIDIEEGVQRMYRWYLGK; this is translated from the coding sequence ATGTTAGACAAAAATGCCAAAATATATGTAGCAGGCCACCGGGGACTGGTAGGTTCTGCCATCTGGAAAAATCTTGAGGAGAAAGGATACACCAATCTCATCGGCAAGACCCACACAGAACTCGATCTGCTCGACGGAGTTGCCGTACGCCGCTTCTTCGACGAGGAGCAGCCCGAATATGTATTCCTTGCCGCCGCCTTTGTGGGTGGCATTATGGCCAACAGTATCTACCGTGCCGATTTCATCTACAAGAACCTGCAGATACAACAGAACGTCATCGGCGAAAGCTTCCGCCACGGAGTGAAAAAACTTCTCTTTCTTGGCAGCACCTGCATCTATCCCCGTGATGCCGAACAGCCGATGAAAGAAGACGCACTCCTCACTTCTCCGCTGGAATACACGAACGAGCCCTATGCCATCGCCAAAATAGCCGGACTGAAAATGTGCGAAAGCTTCAATCTTCAATACGGTACGAACTACATTGCCGTGATGCCCACCAACCTTTACGGTCCCAACGACAACTTCGACCTGGAACGCAGCCACGTGCTCCCTGCCATGATACGCAAGATACACCTCGCCCACTGCCTGAAACAAGGCGACTGGGATGCCGTACGTCACGACATGAACCTGCGTCCGGTGGAAGGCATCAACGGCGACAGCAGCAAAGAAGACATTCTGAATATCCTCCGGAAATACGGCATCAGCGAAGAAGAAGTGAGATTATGGGGTACCGGCACCCCCTTGCGCGAATTCCTCTGGAGCGAGGAGATGGCAGATGCCAGCGTCTTCGTCATGGAACACGTCGACTTCAAAGATACCTTCGAGCCGGACGACAAGGAAATCCGCAACTGTCACATCAATATCGGTACGGGCAAGGAAATCACTATCCGCCAGTTGGCAGAGCTGATTGTCAACACCGTAGGCTATCAGGGCCGGTTGACCTTCGACACTTCCAAACCCGACGGCACCATGCGCAAACTGACCGATCCCGGTAAGTTACATGCATTGGGATGGCATCATAAGATTGATATCGAGGAAGGTGTGCAACGCATGTACCGATGGTACTTGGGAAAGTAA
- the gmd gene encoding GDP-mannose 4,6-dehydratase: MKKALISGITGQDGSFLAEFLLQKGYEVHGILRRSSSFNTGRIEHLYFDEWVRDMKQKRTINLHYGDMTDSSSLIRIIQSVQPDEIYNLAAQSHVKVSFDVPEYTAETDAVGTLRMLEAVRILGMEKKTRIYQASTSELFGKVQEVPQSETTPFYPRSPYGVAKQYGFWITKNYRESYGMFAVNGILFNHESERRGETFVTRKITLAAARIAQGFQDKLYLGNLDARRDWGYAKDYIECMWLILQHDTPEDFVIATGEMHTVREFATLAFREVGITLRWEGQGVDEKGIDTQTGKVLVEVDPKYFRPAEVEQLLGDPTKAKTLLGWNPRQTSFEELVRIMAEHDMKFVKKLYLRSKEL, from the coding sequence ATGAAGAAAGCCCTTATCTCCGGCATTACCGGGCAGGACGGCTCGTTCCTTGCCGAATTCCTCCTGCAGAAAGGATATGAAGTGCACGGTATCCTGCGTCGCTCTTCCTCTTTCAACACCGGCCGCATCGAACACCTCTACTTCGATGAGTGGGTACGCGACATGAAACAGAAACGTACCATTAACCTGCACTATGGAGACATGACAGACTCCAGCTCTCTCATCCGTATCATCCAGAGTGTGCAGCCGGACGAAATATATAACCTTGCCGCTCAAAGCCATGTCAAAGTATCCTTCGACGTGCCCGAATATACCGCCGAAACCGATGCCGTAGGCACCCTGCGCATGCTCGAAGCCGTACGCATTCTCGGTATGGAAAAGAAGACACGCATCTACCAGGCCTCCACTTCCGAGCTCTTCGGAAAAGTGCAGGAAGTGCCGCAAAGCGAAACGACCCCGTTCTATCCCCGCAGCCCCTATGGCGTAGCCAAACAGTATGGCTTTTGGATTACAAAGAACTACCGCGAAAGCTATGGCATGTTTGCTGTAAACGGCATACTCTTCAACCACGAGAGCGAACGCCGAGGTGAAACCTTCGTGACAAGAAAAATCACACTGGCGGCTGCCCGCATCGCCCAAGGCTTCCAGGACAAGCTGTATCTGGGCAATCTGGATGCCCGGCGCGACTGGGGATATGCCAAAGACTACATCGAGTGCATGTGGCTCATCCTGCAGCACGACACCCCCGAAGACTTCGTCATTGCCACCGGAGAAATGCATACCGTACGCGAATTTGCGACACTGGCATTCCGGGAGGTAGGCATCACTCTGCGCTGGGAAGGCCAGGGAGTGGACGAGAAGGGTATCGACACACAGACCGGAAAAGTCCTCGTGGAAGTCGACCCCAAATATTTCCGGCCTGCCGAAGTGGAACAATTGCTGGGCGACCCCACCAAAGCAAAAACACTGCTGGGATGGAATCCGAGGCAGACCAGTTTTGAAGAGTTGGTACGCATCATGGCAGAGCACGACATGAAATTTGTGAAGAAACTGTATTTAAGAAGCAAAGAGCTTTGA
- the gnd gene encoding decarboxylating NADP(+)-dependent phosphogluconate dehydrogenase gives MKNLNKTDIGLIGLAVMGENLALNMADKGWNVSVYNRTVPGVEEGVVERFVNGRAKGKKIEGYTDIAEFVTSIAIPRKIMMMVRAGSAVDELMEQLFPHLSEGDILIDGGNSNYEDTNRRVALAEKKGFRFVGAGVSGGEEGALNGASIMPGGSESAWPEVKPILQSIAAKASDGTPCCQWIGPAGSGHFVKMIHNGIEYGDMQLIAEAYWVMKNLLGLDNGQMAEIFADWNEGKLRSYLIEITANILRHKDKSGGYLIDKILDTAGQKGTGKWSVINAMELGMPLGLIATAVFERSLSAQKGLRETASKQFVCRRSQAVYNKSEMVKDIYSALYASKLVSYAQGFAVLQRASDAFAWNLDLASIARMWRGGCIIRSIFLNDIATAFEAKDKPKHLLLAPYFKNEMQLLLSGWKHLVAQSMKEELPVPAFSSALNYFYSLVSAKLPANMIQAQRDYFGAHTFERTDELRGQFFHENWTGHGGDTKSGTYNV, from the coding sequence ATGAAGAATTTAAATAAAACAGACATTGGACTTATCGGTCTGGCAGTTATGGGCGAGAATTTGGCCCTCAATATGGCAGATAAGGGATGGAATGTTTCGGTATATAATCGTACGGTTCCGGGAGTGGAAGAAGGGGTGGTGGAACGTTTTGTGAACGGCCGCGCCAAAGGGAAAAAAATTGAAGGCTATACAGATATAGCCGAATTTGTAACTTCCATTGCCATACCCCGCAAAATAATGATGATGGTTCGTGCCGGCAGTGCGGTGGATGAACTGATGGAACAGCTGTTTCCCCATTTGTCCGAAGGGGATATCCTGATTGACGGTGGTAATTCCAATTATGAGGACACCAACCGGCGTGTGGCATTGGCCGAAAAGAAAGGCTTCCGTTTTGTGGGAGCTGGAGTTTCCGGTGGAGAGGAAGGAGCGCTGAACGGCGCGTCTATCATGCCCGGAGGATCTGAAAGTGCCTGGCCTGAGGTGAAGCCTATCCTGCAGAGTATTGCGGCAAAAGCATCTGACGGTACTCCGTGCTGCCAGTGGATTGGTCCTGCCGGTTCCGGTCATTTCGTCAAGATGATACATAACGGTATCGAATATGGAGATATGCAGCTTATTGCCGAAGCTTATTGGGTGATGAAGAATCTGCTTGGTCTGGACAATGGACAGATGGCAGAAATCTTTGCTGATTGGAATGAGGGTAAGTTGCGTAGCTATCTCATTGAAATTACCGCCAACATACTGCGTCATAAGGACAAATCAGGAGGTTACCTGATAGATAAGATATTGGATACCGCCGGACAGAAAGGTACGGGCAAGTGGTCCGTTATCAATGCGATGGAGCTGGGCATGCCGTTGGGGCTGATTGCTACGGCTGTGTTCGAACGTAGTTTGTCGGCACAGAAGGGCTTGCGTGAAACGGCTTCCAAGCAATTTGTATGCCGACGCTCGCAGGCGGTGTACAACAAGTCGGAGATGGTGAAGGATATCTATTCCGCACTCTATGCTTCCAAATTAGTGTCATATGCTCAGGGATTCGCCGTGTTGCAGCGTGCATCCGACGCTTTTGCCTGGAACCTCGATTTGGCATCCATCGCACGCATGTGGCGGGGCGGCTGCATCATCCGTAGTATTTTCCTGAACGACATAGCTACGGCTTTCGAGGCAAAAGACAAGCCCAAACATCTGCTGTTGGCTCCTTATTTCAAAAATGAAATGCAGCTGTTGCTTTCCGGCTGGAAACATCTGGTGGCACAATCCATGAAAGAGGAACTTCCGGTGCCTGCATTCTCGTCCGCCTTGAATTATTTCTATTCGCTGGTGTCTGCCAAGTTGCCTGCCAATATGATTCAGGCGCAACGTGACTATTTTGGTGCGCATACCTTTGAAAGGACAGACGAGTTGCGTGGACAGTTTTTCCATGAAAATTGGACGGGACACGGAGGAGATACGAAATCGGGTACGTACAATGTGTGA
- the zwf gene encoding glucose-6-phosphate dehydrogenase: protein MNKLVIVIFGASGDLTKRKLMPALYTLYSGGRLPEGFSILGIGRTEYTDARYQEYIMSELSKFVASKEQVEDKMRDFCSHLHYQTLDPAEVEGYHLLDGRLQEFTGEQKPDNLLFYLATPPSLYGVIPLHLKAAGLNRPDTRIIVEKPFGYDLESARKLNSIYASVFKEHQIYRIDHFLGKETAQNILAFRFANGIFEPLWNRNYIDYVEITAVENLGIEGRGGFYEGAGALRDMVQNHLIQLVALTALEPPAVFNADNFRNEVVKVYESLAPLTEEDLEEHIVRGQYTASGSKAGYREEKNVAPDSRTETYIAMKIGINNWRWKGVPFYIRTGKQMPTKVTEIVVHFRETPHQMFRCEGGHCPRANKLILRLQPNEGIVLKFGMKTPGPGFDVKQVMMDFSYDQLGGLPTGDAYARLIEDCIQGDPTLFTRSDAVEASWRFFDPVLRYWKEHTDAPLYGYPVGTWGPLESEAMMHEHGAEWTNPCKNLTNTDEYCEL from the coding sequence ATGAATAAATTAGTGATTGTTATATTCGGCGCTTCGGGTGACTTGACGAAGCGCAAACTGATGCCGGCGCTCTATACTTTATATAGTGGCGGGCGGTTGCCGGAAGGATTCTCCATTCTGGGGATAGGACGCACCGAGTATACGGATGCCCGTTACCAAGAATATATAATGAGTGAATTGAGTAAGTTCGTAGCTTCCAAAGAGCAGGTGGAAGATAAAATGAGGGATTTTTGCAGCCATCTGCATTACCAGACATTGGATCCCGCCGAGGTTGAAGGCTATCATCTGCTGGACGGACGTTTACAAGAGTTTACCGGTGAGCAGAAACCGGACAACCTGCTGTTCTATCTGGCTACTCCACCTTCCTTGTACGGTGTCATTCCCTTGCACTTGAAGGCGGCCGGTCTGAACCGTCCTGATACGCGTATCATCGTTGAAAAGCCGTTCGGTTACGATTTGGAGTCAGCCAGAAAGCTGAATAGCATTTATGCTTCCGTTTTCAAGGAGCATCAGATTTACCGCATCGACCATTTTTTGGGTAAGGAAACGGCGCAGAACATTCTCGCCTTCCGTTTTGCCAACGGAATCTTCGAACCGCTATGGAACCGTAATTATATAGACTATGTGGAGATTACAGCCGTAGAGAATCTGGGTATCGAAGGACGTGGCGGATTCTATGAAGGTGCCGGAGCCCTGCGCGATATGGTACAAAACCACCTCATACAGCTTGTGGCGCTCACTGCATTGGAACCGCCTGCCGTTTTCAATGCCGATAATTTCCGCAACGAGGTGGTGAAGGTCTATGAGTCATTGGCTCCCTTGACAGAGGAGGATTTGGAGGAACACATTGTCCGCGGACAATATACGGCTTCGGGCTCGAAAGCCGGGTATAGGGAAGAGAAGAACGTGGCACCTGATTCGCGTACCGAAACGTATATTGCCATGAAAATCGGTATTAACAACTGGCGGTGGAAGGGTGTTCCTTTCTATATCCGTACCGGCAAACAAATGCCGACAAAGGTGACTGAGATTGTTGTACATTTCCGTGAGACGCCCCATCAGATGTTCCGTTGCGAGGGTGGACATTGTCCCCGCGCGAATAAGCTGATTCTCCGCCTGCAACCCAATGAAGGTATTGTGCTGAAATTCGGCATGAAGACTCCCGGACCCGGATTTGACGTGAAGCAGGTGATGATGGACTTCAGTTATGACCAGTTGGGCGGGTTGCCTACCGGCGATGCCTATGCCCGTCTGATAGAGGACTGCATACAAGGTGACCCTACACTCTTTACCCGCAGCGACGCGGTAGAGGCTTCATGGCGCTTTTTCGATCCCGTGTTGCGTTATTGGAAAGAGCATACGGATGCTCCTTTATATGGGTATCCCGTAGGTACGTGGGGACCTTTGGAAAGTGAAGCGATGATGCACGAACATGGTGCTGAGTGGACTAATCCGTGTAAGAATTTGACTAATACAGATGAATATTGCGAGTTATGA
- the pgl gene encoding 6-phosphogluconolactonase: MKSYVYHSATATAHALIEHLIAMMEREPEKTFYFAFSGGSTPSLMFDIWANEYKEVTPWMRMRIYWVDERCVPAEDYESNYGTMRRLLLDEVGMPDEYVYPIYGVNRPEIEAKNYSTLVCRTVPLWGGFPAFDVVLLGAGDDGHTSSIFPGQEYLLSSFHPYEVSVNPYNGQKRIAMTGCLLFAAKNLIFFVTGKNKADVVRDILDSGDTGPAAYVAHHAERVELFLDAQANGGKMST, translated from the coding sequence ATGAAAAGTTATGTTTACCATTCGGCTACAGCTACGGCACATGCGTTGATTGAACATTTGATTGCGATGATGGAGCGTGAGCCGGAAAAGACCTTTTATTTTGCATTCAGTGGGGGAAGTACTCCTTCGCTGATGTTTGACATTTGGGCCAACGAGTACAAGGAGGTGACTCCTTGGATGCGGATGCGGATTTATTGGGTGGATGAACGGTGTGTGCCGGCAGAGGATTATGAGAGCAATTATGGTACCATGCGCCGTTTGCTGTTGGATGAAGTAGGCATGCCCGATGAATACGTTTATCCTATTTATGGAGTGAACCGCCCGGAGATTGAAGCAAAGAACTATTCGACGCTGGTTTGCCGCACGGTTCCGCTTTGGGGTGGCTTCCCGGCCTTCGATGTCGTTTTGCTCGGTGCTGGAGACGACGGGCATACCTCCTCTATCTTTCCGGGGCAGGAATATCTGCTTTCTTCCTTTCATCCTTATGAGGTGAGTGTCAATCCCTATAATGGGCAGAAACGCATAGCCATGACCGGCTGCCTTTTGTTTGCTGCGAAGAATCTTATTTTCTTTGTTACCGGCAAGAATAAGGCGGATGTGGTCCGCGATATTCTTGATTCCGGGGATACCGGTCCGGCAGCTTATGTGGCCCACCATGCCGAGCGTGTGGAATTGTTCCTCGATGCTCAGGCCAATGGCGGGAAAATGTCTACTTAG
- a CDS encoding DUF2776 family protein: MNYGISILFRAIPLLMALFCFGYGAFVLHEGLDSAKFVAGPVVFSLGMICIALFATAATIIRQIIHTYNPIARYALPVIGYLAAVLTVIYGWNYMHEAATASNFVAGHVICGVGFITACVATTATASTRFTLIPANSERTDQLQPADAFNSSQGYILIAVATLMAVMAWIWAFWLLSKSSEHNAYYVAGHVMAGLACICSSLVALVATIVRQIRNNYTKSERKQWPALVLIMGSISILWGLLVLANSNPALSSTGYIMIGLGLVCYSISSKVILLAAIWRNTFKLANRIPLIPVFTALACLFLSAFLFEMASLHNAYFVPARVLAGLGGICFTLFSIVSILESGTSK, from the coding sequence ATGAATTACGGTATCAGTATTCTTTTCAGGGCTATACCCTTGTTGATGGCCCTTTTCTGTTTCGGCTACGGAGCCTTTGTGCTCCACGAAGGACTGGATTCGGCAAAATTTGTGGCCGGTCCGGTAGTATTTTCCTTAGGGATGATTTGCATTGCCTTGTTCGCCACAGCGGCAACAATCATTAGACAAATTATTCATACCTACAATCCGATAGCCAGATACGCACTTCCGGTTATTGGTTACCTGGCAGCCGTACTCACAGTAATCTATGGTTGGAATTATATGCACGAAGCTGCCACGGCAAGCAATTTCGTGGCAGGACACGTGATTTGCGGAGTCGGTTTCATCACAGCTTGTGTAGCTACCACAGCCACAGCCTCCACCCGCTTCACCCTCATTCCCGCCAACTCGGAACGTACCGACCAGCTACAACCTGCCGATGCATTCAATTCCTCCCAGGGATATATCCTGATAGCAGTTGCCACCCTTATGGCAGTAATGGCATGGATATGGGCCTTCTGGCTATTGTCAAAAAGCAGCGAGCACAATGCATATTATGTAGCAGGCCATGTCATGGCAGGACTTGCTTGTATCTGTTCCAGCTTGGTGGCGCTGGTTGCAACCATCGTCCGCCAGATACGCAACAACTATACAAAGTCTGAACGGAAACAATGGCCGGCCCTTGTTTTGATAATGGGCAGCATAAGCATTCTCTGGGGACTTCTGGTCTTGGCCAACAGCAATCCGGCACTCTCCTCCACAGGATATATTATGATAGGCCTGGGACTGGTATGCTACAGCATTTCCAGCAAAGTCATACTACTTGCCGCCATCTGGCGGAACACTTTCAAGCTGGCCAACCGCATCCCGCTGATTCCGGTCTTCACGGCCCTGGCTTGTCTGTTTCTCTCCGCCTTTCTGTTTGAGATGGCAAGCCTGCACAATGCCTATTTTGTCCCTGCACGCGTACTGGCAGGTTTGGGAGGCATCTGCTTTACATTATTCTCCATCGTAAGCATTCTGGAGAGCGGTACATCTAAGTAG
- the pdxH gene encoding pyridoxamine 5'-phosphate oxidase gives MKSQLFDIRREYKKGRLTPGNLNDNPFEQFDHWLNDAIHSDEYEPTAMTVATVSTDGHPSTRTVLLKGVENGRFIFFTNYESRKGRQLTANPYISLSFVWHKLERQIHIEGKAERCAPADSDAYFASRPYKSKIGARISPQSHVIGSRMEIMRAFVREAATWIGQSIKRPDNWGGFAVTPFRFEFWQGRESRLHDRFLYSQQADGSWKKERLAP, from the coding sequence ATGAAATCACAACTCTTTGACATCAGAAGAGAATATAAGAAAGGCAGGCTGACACCGGGTAACCTCAACGACAATCCCTTTGAGCAATTCGACCATTGGCTGAACGATGCTATCCATAGTGATGAGTACGAGCCCACCGCCATGACGGTAGCTACAGTCTCGACAGACGGGCATCCTTCTACACGCACAGTGTTGCTGAAAGGGGTGGAAAATGGCCGTTTCATCTTCTTCACCAACTACGAAAGCAGAAAAGGCCGGCAACTGACTGCAAATCCGTATATATCCTTATCTTTCGTATGGCACAAACTGGAAAGGCAAATACACATTGAAGGAAAAGCTGAAAGATGCGCTCCTGCCGATTCTGACGCCTATTTTGCAAGCAGGCCTTACAAAAGTAAAATCGGGGCGAGGATTTCACCCCAAAGTCACGTCATCGGCAGCCGTATGGAGATAATGCGCGCGTTCGTCCGCGAAGCGGCAACATGGATAGGGCAAAGTATCAAACGTCCCGACAACTGGGGAGGTTTTGCCGTCACCCCTTTCCGTTTTGAATTCTGGCAAGGACGGGAAAGCAGGCTACACGACCGTTTCCTCTATTCCCAACAAGCGGATGGCAGCTGGAAAAAGGAGAGGCTGGCTCCCTAA
- a CDS encoding energy transducer TonB: MEIKKTSKASLENKKSSWLLVGYVIVLVFMFVAFEWSKRDVRIDMSGAITENVFEQEIEIPITEQPELVAPPPPQAPAIAEVLTIVDDNDNVKETAIASSEEIGEAVIIKPISPTVDEEIPVEDEIFEVVEKNPEFSYNGMSLMQYLGKSIKYPTIAQETGTQGRVIVQFVVNKDGSIVDVKVVRGVDPYLDKEAIRVISTMPKWKPGEQRGKPVRCKFTVPVMFKLQ, from the coding sequence ATGGAAATCAAGAAAACATCCAAAGCAAGCCTGGAAAACAAGAAGTCAAGTTGGCTACTTGTAGGTTATGTAATTGTGCTGGTCTTCATGTTCGTTGCATTTGAATGGTCGAAGCGTGATGTTAGGATTGACATGAGCGGTGCTATTACCGAGAACGTATTTGAGCAGGAAATTGAAATTCCTATCACGGAGCAACCCGAATTAGTAGCTCCGCCACCCCCTCAAGCTCCTGCAATTGCCGAGGTATTGACAATTGTGGATGATAATGACAATGTGAAAGAAACAGCCATTGCCTCTTCCGAAGAAATCGGTGAAGCTGTAATCATCAAACCCATATCTCCAACCGTAGATGAAGAGATTCCGGTAGAGGATGAGATTTTTGAAGTTGTAGAGAAGAATCCCGAGTTTTCTTATAATGGCATGAGTCTGATGCAATATCTGGGTAAGAGTATAAAATACCCGACTATTGCACAAGAGACCGGAACCCAGGGGCGCGTAATAGTACAATTCGTTGTCAACAAAGACGGCAGCATCGTAGATGTAAAAGTAGTAAGAGGCGTAGATCCCTATCTGGACAAAGAAGCTATCCGTGTGATTTCCACCATGCCCAAATGGAAACCCGGTGAGCAACGAGGCAAACCGGTCCGTTGTAAATTCACAGTTCCCGTAATGTTTAAATTACAATAG
- a CDS encoding LytR/AlgR family response regulator transcription factor — protein MNLKCAIVDDEPLALGLLESYVNKTPFLELVGKYSSAVQAIKELPEKHIDLLFLDIQMPELNGLEFSKMVDSGTRIVFTTAFDQYAIDGYKVNALDYLLKPISYVDFLQAANKAVQWFELLQQPKEEIQSIFVKSEYKLVQIELSKILYIEGLKDYLKIYEEDSPKPILSLMSMKAMEELLPASRFMRVHRSYIVQKNKIRIIDRGRIVFGKNYIPISDSYKLAFQEFLDQRS, from the coding sequence ATGAATCTGAAGTGCGCCATTGTAGACGACGAGCCCCTCGCCCTGGGGTTGCTGGAAAGCTACGTCAACAAGACCCCGTTTCTGGAGTTGGTCGGTAAATACTCCAGTGCCGTACAAGCCATCAAGGAGTTGCCCGAGAAGCACATCGACCTGCTTTTCCTCGACATCCAGATGCCCGAACTGAACGGACTGGAATTTTCGAAGATGGTCGATTCCGGCACCCGCATTGTCTTTACCACCGCCTTCGACCAGTATGCCATAGACGGCTACAAAGTCAATGCGCTGGACTACCTGCTGAAACCCATCTCCTACGTCGACTTTCTGCAGGCTGCCAACAAGGCTGTGCAATGGTTTGAATTGCTGCAACAGCCCAAGGAAGAGATTCAGAGCATCTTCGTAAAAAGCGAGTATAAGCTGGTGCAAATCGAATTGAGTAAAATTCTGTACATAGAGGGGCTGAAAGACTATCTCAAAATCTACGAGGAGGATTCTCCCAAGCCTATCCTGTCTCTCATGAGCATGAAGGCAATGGAGGAACTTCTGCCTGCCTCGCGTTTCATGCGCGTCCACCGTTCCTACATTGTTCAGAAGAATAAAATACGTATTATAGACCGTGGTCGCATCGTGTTCGGAAAGAACTACATCCCGATAAGCGACAGCTATAAACTGGCTTTTCAAGAATTTTTAGACCAAAGAAGCTAA
- a CDS encoding sensor histidine kinase, protein MMKQQLPNPRRRGIETLIHIIVWGIVIGFPFLMMTRSGFNISLADYLRHGSSSTLSFFLVFYINYCFLIPRYLFEGRIRQYLLLNTLLIICITTGAHLWQEYTFQNHMRGDDDGQHMGPPKWIFILRDVSTMILTAGLSAAIKLSRRWAQMDAARREAEKSRTEAELKNLRNQLNPHFLLNTLNNIYALIAFDADKAQTAVQELSRLLRHVLYDNQQNFVTLDKEMDFIRNYIELMRIRLSANVRVETKIDVRPDSRTEIAPLIFISLIENAFKHGISPTEPSFIRIHFSESPGEIHCEITNSYHPKSVADKSGSGIGLEQVRKRLELTYPGHYDWQQGVSEDMKEYKSILIIKI, encoded by the coding sequence ATGATGAAACAACAGCTCCCTAACCCACGCCGCCGCGGCATCGAAACCCTGATACACATCATTGTCTGGGGTATCGTCATCGGTTTCCCCTTTCTGATGATGACACGCAGCGGCTTCAATATCAGCCTTGCGGACTATCTGCGCCACGGTAGCAGCAGTACCCTCTCATTCTTCCTTGTATTCTACATCAACTACTGCTTCCTCATTCCCCGCTACTTGTTCGAGGGACGCATCCGGCAGTATCTCCTGCTGAACACACTGCTCATCATCTGCATTACCACCGGCGCCCACCTTTGGCAAGAATACACATTCCAAAACCATATGCGCGGCGATGATGACGGTCAGCACATGGGGCCTCCCAAATGGATATTCATCTTGCGCGACGTCTCGACCATGATTCTCACCGCCGGCCTCAGCGCTGCCATCAAGCTGAGCCGCCGCTGGGCGCAGATGGACGCCGCCCGCCGCGAAGCCGAGAAAAGCCGCACGGAAGCCGAGTTGAAGAACCTGCGCAACCAGCTCAACCCGCACTTCCTGCTCAATACGCTGAATAACATCTACGCCCTCATCGCCTTCGATGCCGACAAGGCACAGACTGCCGTGCAGGAACTGAGCCGACTGCTGCGCCATGTGCTGTATGACAATCAGCAGAACTTCGTCACCCTGGACAAGGAGATGGACTTCATCCGCAACTACATCGAACTGATGCGCATCCGTCTCTCCGCCAACGTCCGTGTGGAAACAAAGATAGACGTCCGACCGGACAGCCGTACGGAAATAGCTCCGCTCATCTTTATTTCCCTCATAGAGAATGCCTTCAAGCATGGCATCTCCCCCACCGAGCCCAGCTTTATCCGTATCCACTTCAGTGAAAGCCCCGGAGAGATACATTGCGAAATAACCAACAGCTATCATCCCAAAAGCGTGGCAGACAAGAGTGGAAGCGGCATCGGGTTGGAACAAGTGCGCAAGCGTCTGGAGCTGACCTATCCCGGCCATTACGACTGGCAGCAAGGAGTGAGTGAGGACATGAAAGAGTATAAATCTATTTTAATTATAAAGATATGA